GGCCAGTTGCTGATCACGGCCCGTGCCCTTGCCCGGCTCGATGAGCTGGGCGTATCGCCTGCGCCCTTCTTCGCCCGTCACCAGGCTGGCGACTGGGGCGACATCCCTCCTGACGATGCTGCGGCCAATGAGGAGGCATTGGCCGAGGGCGGTCGCTTGCTGTCCGTCTACCCGGCGGCGGAGGGCTGCCGCGTCTGGATCATCACCGAGGCGGACCGGCGCCTCACGACGATGCTGCTACCCGAGGAGTACTGAGGAATGGACAAGTCACGATTTCCGGTCCCTATCGACCCGGCGGTGGCGCAGGCCGTCGATCTCCTGGGCGAGGATGCCCGCGAGTTCTTCGAGGAGCGTGCCGCGCTCATCGAGTTCGACGGCGGCATCCCCCGCATCGATGCCGAGCGCTACGCCCTGGAGCAGACCCGTGAGGAGTTCGGGCTGCCGCTTCCCTGATTTCCCTGATGCCCCTGCTCCGCGTGTCGTCTCGCCCGGAAATGTCCCGGACCGAGCGCCGCCGGCGGCGCTACGTCTTCCTGCCCTTCTCCATTGCTCCACCGTCGGCGAGGGCGTAGACGAGGGCTTGGCGGCCATCGTCTCCCAGGGCTCGGGGATTTAGCAGACCCGTGCCGTTTCTCCGTCCTGCCTTTTGAGTCCAAGCATCTGATGCGTCGGAGGAAAGCGGCAGTCCCCGTGCCGTTTCCATTTTTCGTTAGGGAAACGTGAACAGACCCATAGGGGTTTCGCCATTCGGCTCCCCGTCCACTAGGCCGCGTCCGGTACCACGCCGGGTCGCGGCCTTCGTTTTTCTGATGCTCGACGAGGCAAACCATGGTCAACAAAACCACCAAATTCCGTTTCACCGACCGCGCCATCGCCAAGCTGGCCGCCCAGTCCGCCAACGCCCCGGCCAAGGCTGCCGAGTACACCGACTCCGAAATTCCCGGCCTGAAGGTGGAGGTGTCGAAGACCGGCCGGAAGGTGTTCAGGCTGCGGTATGTGTACCGGGGCGCGCGGCGCAACTATAAGCTCGGCGTCTATCCGGCGACCGATGTTGCCGCGGCGCGCTCGCGGGCGCTGGAGGCGCTGGCGCTTCTCGACCGGGACAAGGACCCGCAGGACGAGCGCAACCGCATCCGGGCGATGCCGACCTTCGCCGAATTCGCCAGCCAGACCTACCTCCCTTGGGCGCAGCGCAAGCGCAGCTACCGCGCCGACGAGTCGAAGCTGCGCCTGCACTTGGTGCCTCGCTTTGGCCACCGCCGGATTGATGGTATTGGCGTCCAGGACATCGACATCTACCACGGCGAGGTGAAGGTGAGTCATTGCGCGGCGACCGCCAACCGCCACCGTGCCCTCCTGTCGAAGATGTTCAGCTTGGCGGTCGACTACGGCCTGATCGCCGAGAACCCCTGTCGTCGGGTGAGGCTGTTCAAGGAGAACAACCAGGTCCAGCGCATCCTGACCAAGGACGAGCTGGGGCGGCTGATGGTGGCAATCGAGGCCGAGCTGAACCGAACGACGGCGCGCGCCGCCACGCGGGTGGCCGCCACCGTGATCAAGTTCCTGCTGTTCACCGGCGTCAGGCGGCAGGAGGCGCTGGAGGCGCGCTGGGAGCACGTGGACCTGGAGGCCGGTACGCTGTTCCTGCCCAACACCAAGAACGGCAAGGGGCGCCACGCGCTCTTGAACGACGAGGCGAGGGCCTTGCTCTCCGAGCAGCCGAGCCTGGGGCAGTCGCCGTGGGTGTTTCCGGGCCGCGATCCTGAAAAGCCGCTGGTGAACCCGACGAAGGCGTTCAAGCGCATCCTCGACGCGGCGGGTATTGAGGGGCGAGTGCGGTTGCACGATGCCAGGCACAATGCAGCAACGATCGCCATCAACGCGGGGGCCAGCCTCTACGCCGTATCCCGCCTTCTCGGTCATTCCAGCGTTTCGATTACGACGAGGTATGCGCACCTGGGCGATGCCGAGCAGCGGCAGGTAGCGCAGTCGGTAGGTAGTGCGATCCGGGCGGCCGAGTCGGCCTAGACGCATCCTGACTATGTAGTGTGACCCGAACGGCTTCGGCCGTTCGGGTCTCTTTTTTGCTTTTGGGGTCGGGTGGCGGCCTACGTGATGCTGAGCGGCTCGCCGTCCGGGGCCAGGAGGGTGACCTCTGGAGGGCGGCCGGGCCGGCGGCGCACGTGGACGAGGCTCTCGCGCTCCAGGCGGCGCAGCGCGTCGTAGCTGGCATCGCGGGAGACGCTGAAGCGGGCGAGCGCTATGCGCCTGAGCGTGACGGTCGGGGCTTGGCGTACGCGCACGAGCCACAGGAGCGCCAGGCCGAGAGCGAGGCTCTTCCCGGGTAGCGCGGCGGCTGTCATGAGCCAGGCCAGCGGCAGGGTGACAGTCGGCGAGCGCAGAATCCGGCGGCCGCGAGGCGAGGTGGCGATGAGCATGGCGGGACTCCCAGATGTGAGGGTGAGGCGGACGGCCTCCGGCGGAGCCGGAGCCATCCCCATTGGTCTGTTCGCCGCGTGGCGAAAGCGGAGGCCATAAGCCTCGCCCGGCCTCAGCTCGCCTCGGGCAATCCGGCGCGGTGAGGCGGCGACAACGCTTGCGGGCCAAGGGGAAATTGCGCTCGCCTCACTGCCTCGCCCAATTCATTGTCTTTTCCTCTTCTCCGGGTGGGGGGCAGGAGAAGGAAAAGTGCGATTTGTGCTGAGGCGCTGAGGCAATGAGGCGGCAGAAGCCGAAGTGACTGAAAATTATTAAGTTCTGCTTGGGGAGCAGCCAGTGGGGGTGTGAGGCGAGGCGAGGCGGAGTGAGGCCGCCCGGACGGGCGGCCCCAGAGACGGGTGGCTACTCGTCCGGCCTCTCATGGTGATGCGCGGCAATCGCATCCTCGCTGGCGTTCTGCCAGTGAGCGTGCCGGCGGATCGCCCAAACATTCGGCTTGGGACCATCGGGGCCAAACAGGCGCTTCTGGCCGAGGCGTAAGCCACCGATAGCGACCAGCGCCTTGCGGACCTCGGTGATGGTCGTGATCATGTTGCGCTCCGTGCGCAGGAAATCGGTCACCTCGCTGAGGATGACGATATCCTTCTCCAGCGGCGCCATGCCGCCCTCCAGCGCTTCGCGCAGGTAGTCCTCGGTCGGGGAGCGACTCATCGCCGCGAGCTCCGCGTGCCCCGGCTGCGCGGGCGGCGGTGCGTAGGGGCTGAACTCGGTGAGATCCCGACTCCGGAGGGCGTGAAGCACGTAGCACCGGCCCTCGCCGAAAAACCAAGCGAGCAGTTCTCCGGCGTCTTGGTAGTCGAGGGGAGCGGCATCGCTCACGAAGACCCAGTTGTGCTTGTCCGCTTCCTCCACGGTCACGTCCTCGCGCCTGCGGGCGAAGGCGAGGAAGCTTATGACGTTCGGGATCGAGAAGCCCTTCGCGTGCTTGGGCTCGATCCAGATCTGAGTGCTGGTGACCAGACGCTTGAAGGCGCGAGCGACGGTCCCGCTCATCCGGTCCATGTCGTCGAGGATGCCGAGCCGAGCGGCGAGAAAGCAGTCGTTGTGCTTGGCGACAAGATCGCTCGCGCGCAGATGAATCGTGTTCCGCGCGCCGACGAGCTCGGCCACCATGCGCCCGAGCAGGCTCTTGCCAATGTCGGGGCCGCCGACGAGCGTGATCGCGTACGGGAGCTTCTGGCCGGGGTGCTGGAGTTGATACGCGGTCCAGTCGAGAAAGAAGCGCGTGGCCTCCTCCTCGCCGTCGAACAGGCGGGCCACCAAGTCGAGGAACGGCGCGATGTCGCCCTCGGCCGCGGCGAAGGCGGGCGGTCGGTAGGTGTTCAGGTACGGCTTCCCGTGCCGCATCACTTTGTGCGGCGCTCCCGGGTCGAGCACGAAGCCGACGTACTTTTGGGCCAGCCCCGGATCGCGGAACAGGATTCTCTCGCAGAGGCCGAGGTTCTCGTCCAGATGCTCCTGGAAGAGGCGGCAGAAGGCGCGGAACGGCATGATCTCGCCGGTCTCGGTGTTCACCATGCCATCGACGGCCGCAACGTAGACGAACATGCTCAGGATGTCCGCGAGCGGGTCCGGGTTCCGCGGGTCCGCCTCCGGCGGCGGATTGCTCCGGCGAGGGATTTCCCCTCGGGCGGCTTCGTGGCGCTGAGGCTCAGGCTGGCCGGCCTGTCGAGCATGAGCGGGCTCATGCGGGGTTGATTCGTCGGCGGGTACCGCAGTCGCCTCAGCCAGGGGAGCTGCCGCGCTCGTCGTGTCGTGGGCGTCCTCGTTCGCCGACGGAAGCTCGACGTCGACGGGCGCCGCCGCGGCGTCGGGCTGGACCGCCCTCTCTCGGAGCATGTCCAAAGTGAGACGGGTGGAGGAGGGGGAGTGTCGGGTGATGGCCATCGTTATTCTCCGTGAGAGGAAGGCCGCTGGCCTTCCTCCTGCTCTGTGACTGATCGTTCGCCGGGTTTGCGCGGCGTCGCCACCGGCGGACGGTCCCGCCCCTGAAGGCGGAGACCCGTCAGCCGGTTTCTCTCGTGGGGGATCAGATTCCCCAGTCGGGCGAATTGGCGGCGCGCGCCGTGAGATCGACGGTGGTCTCGTCGGTGGCACGGTGCGGTTCGATCGTCAGGAGGCCGAGATGAGCGAGCGCCCGCATGGCCTCCGGCGAAGTGGCGGCGGCATAGAGCGCCTCAGCGAAGTCCTCGGGATCGGCCGGCTTGTCCAGCCAGCGCGGCAGCACGTGGTTGGCGACCGCGGCGGCGAGGAACGCGTTCGCGGTGTCGAACGATTCCTCCCGCGCTTCCCCAAGGTCGGGAATCGGGTAGGGGTGCCTGAGCAGCTCGGTGGCGTGGGCCTCGTCTTCGTCGACGATGGCGCAGGAGGTGGCCAGCACGATGTGTTTGAGCAGCAGAGCTGCTTCGCGCGAGGAGGTGTCGGAGAGGTCCTCCAGCTTCATCAGCGAGCGGACGGACGGGA
The nucleotide sequence above comes from Alkalilimnicola sp. S0819. Encoded proteins:
- a CDS encoding primase-helicase family protein, which gives rise to MAITRHSPSSTRLTLDMLRERAVQPDAAAAPVDVELPSANEDAHDTTSAAAPLAEATAVPADESTPHEPAHARQAGQPEPQRHEAARGEIPRRSNPPPEADPRNPDPLADILSMFVYVAAVDGMVNTETGEIMPFRAFCRLFQEHLDENLGLCERILFRDPGLAQKYVGFVLDPGAPHKVMRHGKPYLNTYRPPAFAAAEGDIAPFLDLVARLFDGEEEATRFFLDWTAYQLQHPGQKLPYAITLVGGPDIGKSLLGRMVAELVGARNTIHLRASDLVAKHNDCFLAARLGILDDMDRMSGTVARAFKRLVTSTQIWIEPKHAKGFSIPNVISFLAFARRREDVTVEEADKHNWVFVSDAAPLDYQDAGELLAWFFGEGRCYVLHALRSRDLTEFSPYAPPPAQPGHAELAAMSRSPTEDYLREALEGGMAPLEKDIVILSEVTDFLRTERNMITTITEVRKALVAIGGLRLGQKRLFGPDGPKPNVWAIRRHAHWQNASEDAIAAHHHERPDE
- a CDS encoding tyrosine-type recombinase/integrase, which translates into the protein MVNKTTKFRFTDRAIAKLAAQSANAPAKAAEYTDSEIPGLKVEVSKTGRKVFRLRYVYRGARRNYKLGVYPATDVAAARSRALEALALLDRDKDPQDERNRIRAMPTFAEFASQTYLPWAQRKRSYRADESKLRLHLVPRFGHRRIDGIGVQDIDIYHGEVKVSHCAATANRHRALLSKMFSLAVDYGLIAENPCRRVRLFKENNQVQRILTKDELGRLMVAIEAELNRTTARAATRVAATVIKFLLFTGVRRQEALEARWEHVDLEAGTLFLPNTKNGKGRHALLNDEARALLSEQPSLGQSPWVFPGRDPEKPLVNPTKAFKRILDAAGIEGRVRLHDARHNAATIAINAGASLYAVSRLLGHSSVSITTRYAHLGDAEQRQVAQSVGSAIRAAESA